In Chiroxiphia lanceolata isolate bChiLan1 chromosome 7, bChiLan1.pri, whole genome shotgun sequence, the DNA window TTTCATGGTTTCTTCATCTAATCATCATCTCTTACCCAGGCTGGGATCTAGGCTGGCTGCAGTTTTCTTCGTCATGAAGCACCATCTAAAAGAGATCAGTCCTATATCTCTAGAAGAACCTTCACCTTCTGTACTGCTTACCTGCCTCTCCTTTCTGCCCAGGAGGTCCAGGCTTCCCCGTGGTACCTGCAACAACATCCTGACATCAGTGCTGACAAGGCTTAGCCCAGTGCTTCAGTTAGGGCAGCCCTGCACCACAGCATGCGAGTGCTGATGGTGGGTCACACTGTGGCCTCTGCACTTACCATTGAAACCCGGCAGTCCAGGGACTCCCTGTTGTCCCTGGGGACCTGTGGGTCCATGTGATCCAGGGTCTCCCTTCTTGCCTGTGTCACCTTTCTGTCCTTGGACACCTATcaaacagcacagcacacacatataacttaaaaaaaaaccccaattgtctctgcagcctgtggagcaCCTCTGTCTAGCCACACCAGTAACAAAGTTTGGCCTCACACTGCCATCATTCAGTGGCATTCCTGTAAAGCTGCAGAAGAACAGGGCTGGTCTTTTGGATCCACCTCTGACTCTGTCAGACTGCCTGCGCAGATGTTTGTTTGACCTGCTGTTAAAGACTTGCAGTGGTGCTGATACCTCTCCAGTCTATTCCTTAAGTTATCCCTACCACTacaatgttttctcctttagtTAAATATCCTTTATTGCAGTCTgcatccttcccttctcctagCCACAGTGGAGATACAGGACAGCGCATTCCTGTGCTTCTAGAATTATCTCCCCTTAGCCTTCTCTCAGCAGGTGATAAGCATGCTCCAAAAGAGCTCAATTACTTAACAGTGCCTCACTTAAAGTCTTACATCTCCTTCATCTTTCTGCTCTAGAATTATCCCGAAGTTCTTGCCTTTAGGTATTCCTCCTACAATCACTTTTCTGGAGCAACTTGTGCTAATGAGTGCACTGCTGCATATGGGATCTGATGGAAGATCTGAGGAAGCTCTTATCAATCTGTCCAACtgtcctccctgctctgcaccacacacatcatctgctttcttttcctatcTTGCTTTCAGCCCATGTGGGACCACTGAGTAACAGCTATCCAGGAGATGCCCACTAATGCATGTTACATGGGAGAAACACATTGCATAACTTTTCTACTTAAGGTGTATAAAGTCAGACTTATGTAAGATATAAAGCTCTCAGAAAGAGGTTTCACTAAAATGATGACTAACATCCACATGCTTGTGCATATAAattatattgtattattttatatcaTGAAAATCCTACTGCAAACATTGTTGCTTTAATCTAGGCGTGATAGATAGGCTGATAATTGAATATCTGTGGCTTCATTAGACAAAGGTCACTCTATAAAAATCTTCCATGGTGCAGAGTCAACATTTTGCATgaccccttcccccagccctcaTTTGGGAGCTTTGCTGAAACATGACACGAAATCAAACCCCTTCAGGTCAGGTTAAGTGTCCTGTTTATCCAGGACACTAATTGACTGGCAAGCCAGTCAATGGCTATGTGGTCAGGGCTACATGGATTTTTATGAAATACTGACCTATGAAGCCTTCTTCTAGTGTTTCATGTAGAATGAgtttaaacagaaatacatgTGAGAATCTTAAGTAGTGAAGAAGTCTTACCTGGAAGTCCCATCtgtcctttttctcctttcactcCTGGCACACCACTTGaaccagcaggaccaggagctcCTTTGCTCCCCTTCTCGCCCTGCGGTCCATGTAAGCCTGCAAGGACAACACCACTTTTCTGATGCTCCATTGGATGCAGTGCCTAGTGAATGCCAGCAGCAGAACATACAGCTCATCCGCAGGCAGGAGCCAAACTCCCCTCTCCATGCACTTGACAGCGTGAAATTGGCCCACTGTGACTGTTGCAcattgacttttaaaataagattttttttccagctaagttttgcttttgctcaCATTAGTTCTATATGGGCTTATATTTCATTCAATGACATTCTCACTTACTTACACTTTCACTGAGGGCAAGACTCCCCATAAAATCATCCATAAAGCCACTTTATGTCCATCCATAGAAGTAATTCAGGTTTCAGAAAAGCCTTACCCTGGATTCCTTGGTCTCCCTTTGTCCCCGGTGGTCCCCGTAGCCCtgagatataaaatatatgtatcaGTTGACACGCATCATCTATTCCCAGTAATGGCTGAGAAGAAGAGATGAATTTTTTAATCATCCTTCATGCACCAGTTTTGGTCACCAATCTTCAGCTGGCAGGGACCAGCACAACCGCTTGGGTAAAGTCCTTGGAGCTTAGCTGAGTgcatggctgggcaggggcCAGCTGTCATCTAGCCAAGCCCAGCTCATGGGGACCATTGGGGAGGTCTTCTGTGAAAGTGCACTGAACTATTGGGCTCTGATGTGTAATAAACAGTTTGGCAGGAGGTGCTGTTTCAATGTTGTAAGTGAAGCCAAGAAGATATgaaaagatgattttaaaaaaaattatttttttttttcagaaaagctcaTCAGTGTAGCCAAGAAGTAGGGATGGATGAGCCACAGACCTGACCCAAGAGGGGCTGCATCTTAGATCATCATCATAGAAGCGTAGAAACTGTTGCCTAGTTCGACCTCTGCTCAAAGTGGAGCCAACATTAGATCAGGACTTGCTGCATCCTCACAGTCTGGAGACATTTATCTCCTGCAGCAGATGTAGTTCTACCCGAGCCCCAGGTACCCAAGGCAACAGCTTGTGCGTTGCTGTGGAGAACAGCCCTTGTGCCCAGCTCATTCCTAAGCCTGTGCAATCGTTTTCCTAGGGACAGGGTGGGCAAGGCCGCATCTCTGTCACATGCAATATTCAGCTGTGGCTCTACAGGGCAGGGACTGGGGAGGCCTCCCTGAGTTGTCCTGGAGTAAGCTGGACAGCATGAATTCCTGTGTCTGGGGCAGAAAGCTCAGCTATCTGCTGATTGTGGGATGCACATAAACCCCCTCACTGGTCCTCTCTTGTGTCACATGGAGATTTGGGATGGTTACTGCAGATAATGATCAGGTACAGCTGCTCCATCACCCCTGAGTTTTTCTGGTGGGGTGTCAGTGAGGAGGCAGAGACAAAATGCTCGTCCGTGGTGGTTACCAACCTCTGCAGGAGCACTCGGGCCAGCCAAGGCTCCTGGAGGATCAGTCAAAAGGTACAGCAGGTCTCCTCATGGCCAGGGCTTTGGGTGTGTGCACATTGGGTAGGGTCTGGGTCTAGAAACTGAAATCCCAGATCCTCACTTAAAGTCTCTTAgatgaaataaagagaaagatttaaaaaggaaaagttgcAGCTCATTTATCAACATACCTGGGGGACCAGGATCTCCTTTGCGTCCAGGAGGacctgaaagaaatatttaatggatATTTCTCAGTAGTCAGTACTCAGTGAGGAGCATAGCAGTATGGGATTGACAGGCTTGAGGTCTGGGCTGAAGATACCACCCTTTCAGAGGAAACTCAGAGTCCAAATCTACAAATTACAGGAGGGGAGACGACCCCAGAGCCAcatgtgcagctgcagaggggatCCGGGGATCTGCACAGGGcagtgctccagctcctccaggtgTGTCCAGATCCCCGGCCAGAGGGTCTGGAGCCAACTCCAACCCTGGGCACTGGCTCATCACTAACAGACAGGAAGACCAAATCTTGCCCTAGTTACTGGTTCATATGAACCAGGTTTTTGGCCCAGCTTTGCCAGTGGTGCAGAGGAGCCAGGTCTCTCCACTGCAGAGCTAGCATGGAGGAATGGAGCCATACCTGCAACCAGGGTGATGTTGCTCACCATCATCATCAGGTTTGCATTGCTGCTTTTGATTATGGTAATTTCCTCTTCTACGCTTCTCCTCCAGTTTTCTTCCTGTCCCAAGTACTCAGCAGAGCTTCTCTCCGAAATCAGACTGTTGGCAAAGGAGCTCTTCAGAATCTCTTCTGTATAGGAGGTATTTTGCTCCTGAAATTTCCAtatctctctctccatcttaAACACTGAGGAAACAAAAAGCCCATACAGTGAATATTCCCTGTCCGGTCTGGCTGGGAAATGCCTGTTTGGCAGAGCAGTTCCTCAGCACCTGGGAGAACACCTGGGGATAAAGACCACCCCTGTTTGAACCAGAGAGGTGATTTTCGTGTGCCAGTCCTTGCTGCAGCCAGGAGTGCAGCCGGGAGTGCTTTTGCAAATGCAAAGCACATGTCTGGGGTGGGGGAATagtttcctgcagcagctgctttgcctCCCAGTGTGCGAAGGAGCCTCTGTGCTCCCTCAGAGGTTTCTGATCTGCGTGCTCATTCCCGCTCGCCCACGCCCCGAGAGCACCCAGCAAAGCTCTCTTTTGATGCCAAGCCCATGGTAAGGTAGCATTACCTTTGTACACCAGCAGCCCCTGGCCGGCcgtcagcagcagcaggtagATGCCAAGGGCCGTTCGAGCACAGCATGTGGATGGCTTCCTCTGGCCTTGAGGCTctaaaaagcaacagaagtaGGGTAGGCACCCTCCCACACATGCTCTCCCCTATAAACTCTGCTTGCTTCCAGCCTTTCAGGTTTGACCACAATAAATTAGCAGTGTTTTCTAGCGATGGGGAGCAGAAAGATCCCTCTGTGAGAGTGCTTGATCCTGTCAAAAGGCAGgctgccttcctctcctctggGCTTTGCACTGCAATTCACTTGGCTGTCTTTTCCTTAGCCAGTTTAACCAGCTCAATTCCATCAAGACTTAATCCAGCCTATAACAAGTATGAATGTGGTGGTTCTCCCCTCTCTGCATCAATAAACACCTTGTTTCCATTGCTTTTAGTTGTCCCAGGCTGCCATTCAGCATTCAGGCTGCTCATAGCAATGCCCTCTCCTTCCAGAGTGCTGCATACCTGTGTTTCCAACAGTGATGCATGTATGCAtcaaaactaatgaaaaatcAATAATAAACTGAACTGAAGAACAAATGGAGACAAGTCATAACATGTAAAACAAATCATTATCAGCAAagtgtaaaagaaataaactgcttTGTCAAATTTTGcccttcaggaagaaaaaaaagtatttcagaagcaTTAATAACTACTTCAGACACTCAGTAAGTTACccttaattgaattttttttctttttcaaagtaatGTAATCAGGAGTTTAAAGTCTTAGTTAAAAGAGTACAATGTTTTAATTGGTTTTACAATAGAATGGTTTAGTcagcaatgaaatatttatactCAGCTAAAATTCATAAACGTACATTTTTATTGGGTCTGGTGATTTTAATATCTTAACTATTATGACATGAAAGTTTTATTCAAGAAAATTAGGCATTttctaaaacaggaaaataactaatttttttctgatgatcAGCATCAGCTTTTGGCTAGAAAGGACATTTTGACAAACTTCCATTCTTAAATGGCAGTTAATTTACTAGCAAAATCACTGTAGAAAGTATTTAATAtgcaatatttcatttttatttgttgttttagACCAGATAAAATccatttaataaaaagaaatcttaccACTTATCTGAAAGGTTGTGGTAGAAGCTGAGGCAAACCCAATCTTGTCAGAAATACTGAGACTGTTCATATCACTCAAATTTTGATCTTCCCCGTATCTTTCTTTAGTTTTCATGACAAATTTCTTGTGGCTAACCTAAAGCCTTGTCCGATTATGGACAATAAAGAACTGAAGGGATTTCCTCTCTGTCTCCTGATTTGATATGCTTTCTGATATGCATTTCCTATCTGCTCAGTTTTTATAGACTACTGAGAACTCTGATGTGGTAATTTGAACAGTTCCTCAAAAAATCCCACAGCTAAGAAATTCAGCTGTTCTCGTGTTCTCACTTGGAGTCCATGGAGCCTTGGGCAGGATCCTGAAAGTCTCAACCAGGAGTTATTCAACATCTCTGCTTTACAGCACTGTTAGGCATGAGATGGACATTTTGTTCCTAACACAAGTAAACCTCCACATGTAGTCAAGAAGATCTTGACTACAGTGCAGTGTTAGCTTGGAGATCCATCCCTAGAGAGGGGAAGTTAAGGACTTTGTAGTAATGAAACGAGCAGTAACTTGCACCAAGATGATACCTTAGTGATGGTGCATTACTGAAGtcaaagaagggaaagaatcAGGAGGAGCTGTAAAGACAAACGAATGATGGTGGGGCGAGGGATGCTGAAGACTAAATGCTTTTGGGATGGTATGGAGAAGACACTTGCAGCCTCCTTGCAGtctctccagcccctgcttCCTCCCTGATCCATTTTTCACACCCAGGGACACAATTTCTACCTCTTCACTGTTTCTTTGCTCACATGCTGTAAAATTCACCCCTGCAGATCTTGCCACGGTATTTTGCGTTTTGGCATCTCTGTGTCACTTTTGGTTTCGATTTTGCAAAGCAAAGTGACTCACCCAAAtccacaggcaggagctgttgGTAGGTGCTGGGAAGAGCCCTCCTCATCCATGCTGCCACCACTATGTGCTGCCCTCTTCGAGGTGCAGGGCAGTCCCTGGCACACAGTttgctcctgggctgcaggtctGTGTTCATCTCTGAGGCTGCTGCGTCCTCACTGCTTTGCTTGGCCATGGAGTAAAGTGTGGCCTAAGCTTCAGGTAGGGGTGAGCTGGAAATCCACACCCTGTGTGCAAAGTGAAGCCCTCTGTCCTGCACCTGATGTACAAACCTCTGAAAGACCTAAACCAAAAATATGTGGGGATTTTTAAATCTACTTCTGTGTTCTCCTTTTAAATGTGCTTGTGCAGCTGTGAACTGGTTTGTCACcagcagggaggaagagaaatccTTCATTATCATATATTCTGCTACACTCCATAGGAATTGGGATAATTTGCTTCCTTGTGAAGGGCTCAGATATCCCTTTGAACTAGGGTGACTTCAGAGGTTATCACCGAACAGGTGAGCCACAGCAATGACCTGTGCATCCTCTACCTTCATGGCATCACCTCCTCACTGGGGTAAGGGCTTGTATCCAGCCCATTTCTAATGGTTTGTGGGGTCCAGCTGAGCACTCTGCACAAGCCTGAAGCCATCTACTCTTGCTGGCCCAGGTGATGAGTTAGGAATGACTGCACTTGTGCTGCCAAGTGGATGTTTATAGGGATGGACGTGATTCAGGTGCACTCAGGGAGCACATTTACAGCAGAGAGGCTTTTAACAGTACTTCTAGTCAAATCCATTTTACTtcaaaggattaaaaataagCTGGCAACTGTAGTTCTCAAAAGCCCTCCTAAAGACAAAAGGTGCAATAAGATCTTTGTGCTGTCCTTCCCTGAGAAAGAAGTTCAGGGATAAGTTTTTGCACCACTGATGGTCATGCTGTGGCCATGCCACTCTCAATGACTCGGATGGCATGGGTGCAAAGCAGGGGTAGACACCCTTGATTCTGACAGCCCTGATCTTCACTGCTTCAGTGTTCAACATACAGTGCTCCTTGGGGGAGAAAGTCATGATCCCTCTGACTGCAGTTGCCTACCCAGGTGGTCAAACCTTTATTTCTAGCTGATGTAGCCTCATGCAGCTCTGTGAGCTGCCACATTCCCATTGCTCAGGTGAGCATCTGGCTGCCTGGGAGCGCTGTGGTGTGTTTCTATCTGGGTGTCAGCCTCTCCACATAGGCAGCGGATTTCCCAGTGCACATGGGGATCTCAGCCACACTGTGGATGCCAGAGATAATGTACCAGAATGCTGGCTCAGCCTTTGCGTGTGCTCCTTGCTCCTGCTTCCTACTCTGCTTTCTTGATGCCTTTCATTTCTCACTGCACCATCACCGGCTGCAGCAATAGGTCTCTGATTTTGCAATCAGGGTTACtaaatcaggaaagaaaaaaagaaaagaaactgctgaTTCAGTGTAATCTCCCTAGGTTGATGTTTTGCTGAAACAATGGGATTATTAATAGAATAAGTTTCCAGCACATTATGAGACACGTCTGCTGGGCCATCAGCCTTATCCTTTGGGCTCTCTCAGAGGAAGccccagtccctctcctgcATCCCCTGACATGTTCTGCTGACATTCAAGGAAGAGCTTGAAGTCCTCTGGCTcatccctttcctttctgcacTCTGATATCAGTGCCTCGTGACAGGCAGAAGGTGCTCCCCATGCTTTCCCTGTAAATGTGCGCCACATATAAACCAAGTTTTATAAACAGATGCCTCAAAGTCACGGGCCTGGGGGGAACTGCTGGTGGAATGAAAAGGAAGTGGCCTGAAAGTGACTGGTGGAGGGAAAAGTCCCCAGCCATACCCACTACCTTTCTCATGTCCTTCCACCACTGTTGTCTGCTGCGAGCATCCGCCACCATCAAGAGCTCACGATAGAGCAAAGAGATGTAACACAAAACTCCAACCTGGCAACAGCCAAACATGGTGGTTCCCAGCAGTGGTACTGCCAGGGTACTTGGGCAGATGTCAGCCTCCTCAAGATAACCATTTATCCTGAAAGAGCTGAAGTTGTGATTTGCTGAAGACACCCAAGCTGAGAGATGCTTCTCCATTTGTCCATAAGAAGGTAATTTTTCCAGACTCATCTATTTGATTGCAGACTGTCTTGGGCATAGATATGCAGAATTCAGAAGGCTTTCATGCCCCTCCCAGGATGAGGAAAAGAGCAGATGATGGCACAAACAGGTCCTATATCAGGTGAGCTGAGACAGGAATCTCCACTATTTCTGCTGTTGCCTCTAAACTGAAGTGAGAGTGGCAGCCAGAAAAGGTGACAGTCTATTCCTTATCGCAACACCTGCACTCATGTTTCTGCAGATGTGCTCCAGACCAAAAAATAATTCTGCCCACAGACCACACTGctcttccacagaaaaaaacaagtagcTGGGCTTTGACATGTGACACAGCCCATACATGCCCACTGCAAAGCCAGCAGTGACCAGAGCTGTACagttgactccctcaaaggcagggagaccCTGCAcagagaccttgacaaattagagggctgggcaatcaccaaccatatgaagttcaacaaggggaagtgacAGATTCTGCACCTAGGATGGGGCAACCTTggatgttcatacagactgggtaatgagatgctggaaagcagtgccaggaaaggaacctgggggtcctggttgatggcaagttgtatctgagtcagcagtgccctggcagtcaggagagccaaccgtgtcctggggggcatcaggcaaagcattgccatCTGGTTGatggaggggattgtcccactctaatctgcactggtgtggcctcaccttgaatgtTGTGacagttttgggcaccacagtataagaaagatattaagctattagagagcatccaaagaagggcaatgaagatggtgaagggccttccccccactcctcccaTTTTACCtgatttttcagcctttttctttgttaaatgAATAAGATTGTTGAATTTTGAAATATGATCTCTTGTGGTAGATTGACCACAGCCATCAGACAAACACTCACCCAGctgttctttcagttttccttcctgaagGATGTGGAGAAGGTAGCAGGAAGGTGAGAAGACTCATGGGTCAATGTAACAACAGTTTAATATGGAAAGCAAAAGATGCACTtgcaagcaaagcagaaagaggaattcattctctacttcccatcagcaggaaGATAGGCAACTGCTTCCTGGGAATCAGGGTCTCAGCACGTGTGATGGTTGTTTGGGCTGACAAATGTATGAATGAAAaacttcctccttctttccctgaaATTCTGACACTGAGCTTGACGTCACACGGTGCAGAATATCCACGGGATCTGTTCGGGtcagcagcccctgctgtgTTCCCTCACAGTCTCTTGCCCAACCCCGGCCTGCTCCCAGCCTTGACATTGTGCAAGCTCTGCTCACAATAGCCAAAACGTCAGAGTGTATCGACAGTGGTTTAGCCCCAAATCCAAAGCACACCACCATACTGTGTCGAGCTGCCGTGAGAACGTTACCTTCATCCCAGTCAGACCCAGTGCAGCTTTCCAGTAT includes these proteins:
- the MARCO gene encoding macrophage receptor MARCO; its protein translation is MKTKERYGEDQNLSDMNSLSISDKIGFASASTTTFQISEPQGQRKPSTCCARTALGIYLLLLTAGQGLLVYKVFKMEREIWKFQEQNTSYTEEILKSSFANSLISERSSAEYLGQEENWRRSVEEEITIIKSSNANLMMMVSNITLVAGPPGRKGDPGPPGLRGPPGTKGDQGIQGLHGPQGEKGSKGAPGPAGSSGVPGVKGEKGQMGLPGVQGQKGDTGKKGDPGSHGPTGPQGQQGVPGLPGFNGTTGKPGPPGQKGEAGVPGQPGTVGSPGPEGRSGQKGEKGDQGPKGSPGITGTDGLRGEKGEQGVRGLPGQKGEKGDQGPKGIQGLPGQKGSKGDSGTQGQKGELGPKGAKGDRGLSGSPGAKGSKGEKGEADSNHIRIVGGSRRGRVEVLYQGIWGTICDDHWTLQEAAVVCRMLGFSHAVSAFTAGGGTGTIWLDEVNCSGSESSIIYCSKNSWGSHNCGHSEDAGVECS